A genomic segment from Nicotiana sylvestris chromosome 1, ASM39365v2, whole genome shotgun sequence encodes:
- the LOC104212641 gene encoding presequence protease 1, chloroplastic/mitochondrial-like produces the protein MEKAVLLRSLSSTSTLAFSRIFSRSSHRLASYSAKRHRLLQNLYRRRSLIRSNGRLLSPSLDLKRQFYPLSVRAIATSAPQSSQEFLGADDEVAEKYGFEKVSEQFIDECKSKAVLYKHKKTGAEIMSVSNDDENKVFGIVFRTPPKDSTGIPHILEHSVLCGSRKYPLKEPFVELLKGSLNTFLNAFTYPDRTCYPVASTNAKDFYNLVDVYLDAVFFPKCVEDFQTFQQEGWHYELNDPSDDITFKGVVFNEMKGVYSQPDNLLGRTSQQALFPDNTYGVDSGGDPRVIPSLSFEEFKEFHRKFYHPSNSRIWFYGDDDPNERLRILSEYLNMFDASSAPHESRVEPQKLFSEPVRIVEKYPVGEDGDLKKKHMVCLNWLLSDKPLDLETELALGFLDHLLLGTPASPLRKILLESGLGDAIVGGGIEDELLQPQFSIGLKGVAEENIQKIEELVMSTLEGLAEKGFDSDAVEASMNTIEFSLRENNTGSFPRGLALMLRSIGKWIYDMDPFEPLKYQKPLEALKARIAKEGSKAVFAPLIDQYILRNPHRVTVEMQPDPKKASREEEIEKETLDKVKASMTQEDLAELARATHELRLKQETPDPPEALKSVPSLSLQDIPREPTHVPTEVGDINGVKILRHNLFTNDVLYAEVVFNMSSLKQELLPLVPLFCQSLLEMGTKDLDFVQLNQLIGRKTGGISVYPFTSSVRGKVEPCSKIIVRGKAMSQRTDDLFNLINRVLQDVQLNDHKRFKQFVSQSRARMENRLRGSGHSIAASRMGAKLNVAGWISEQMGGVSYLEFLKGLEDQIEKDWPQISSSLEEIRTSLLSKNGCLINLTADGKNLTNAEKHISNFLDLLPSTSLVEPAAWNAQLSRSNEAIVVPTQVNYVGKAANLYEAGYELKGSAYVISNYISNTWLWDRVRVSGGAYGGFCGFDTHSGVFSFLSYRDPNLLKTLDVYDGTSNFLKELEMDDDALTKAIIGTIGDVDAYQLPDAKGYSSLLRYLLGVSEEERQRRREEILSTRLDDFKKFGDVMEAVKDKGVVVAVASPDDVEAANKERSNFLQVKKAL, from the exons ATGGAGAAGGCGGTTTTACTACGCTCTCTGTCATCCACTTCCACGCTCGCCTTCTCTAGAATATTCTCACGCTCTTCACACCGACTCGCTTCTTACTCTGCTAAACGACATCGCTTACTCCAGAACCTTTACCGCCGGCGTTCACTTATCCGGAGCAACGGTCGTCTCCTATCGCCTTCGCTTGACTTGAAAAGACAGTTTTACCCTCTCTCAGTTCGAGCCATCGCCACTTCCGCCCCTCAATCCTCTCAAG AGTTTCTTGGTGCTGATGATGAAGTTGCTGAGAAATATGGGTTCGAGAAAGTATCCGAGCAGTTTATTGATGAGTGTAAATCTAAAGCTGTTTTGTACAAACACAAGAAAACCGGCGCTGAAATAATGTCGGTGTCCAATGACGATGAGAATAAAGTCTTTGGCATTGTCTTCCGGACTCCTCC GAAAGATTCTACTGGTATTCCTCATATACTGGAACATAGTGTACTTTGTGGTTCAAGGAAGTATCCGTTGAAAGAGCCCTTTGTTGAACTGTTGAAGGGAAGCTTGAATACTTTTTTGAATGCTTTCACATATCCAGATAGGACATGTTATCCTGTGGCGTCCACAAATGCAAAG GATTTCTACAACCTGGTTGACGTATACTTAGATGCTGTCTTTTTCCCTAAATGTGTGGAGGATTTCCAAACATTTCAACAAGAGGGTTGGCATTATGAACTGAATGACCCCTCAGATGACATAACTTTTAAAG GGGTTGTGTTCAATGAGATGAAGGGAGTTTATTCTCAGCCTGATAATCTACTAGGCCGAACTTCCCAGCAG GCACTTTTTCCTGATAATACCTATGGTGTTGACAGTGGCGGTGACCCACGAGTAATTCCTAGCCTTTCTTTTGAGGAATTTAAG GAGTTCCATAGGAAATTTTACCATCCCAGCAATTCAAGGATATGGTTTTATGGAGATGATGACCCAAATGAACGTCTGCGGATCTTAAGTG AGTATTTGAACATGTTTGATGCCAGTTCAGCTCCTCATGAATCAAGAGTTGAACCACAGAAACTATTTTCTGAGCCGGTCAGGATCGTAGAAAAATATCCTGTTGGAGAAGATGGGGACCTGAAAAAGAAGCACATGGTATGCCTTAATTGGCTGCTATCTGACAAGCCACTGGATTTGGAAACTGAGCTTGCCCTAGGTTTTTTGGATCATCTGCTTTTGGGGACTCCAGCTTCTCCCTTGAGGAAGATCTTGCTAGAAAGTGGTCTAGGAGATGCTATTGTTGGTGGAGGGATTGAGGATGAGCTCCTTCAGCCTCAGTTTAGCATTGGGTTGAAGGGTGTTGCTGAAGAGAACATTCAGAAGATTGAAGAATTGGTCATGAGTACTCTAGAAGGCTTAGCTGAGAAAGGTTTTGATTCAGATGCTGTTGAGGCATCAATGAATACAATTGAGTTTTCTCTTAGAGAAAATAACACTGGCTCATTCCCTCGTGGTTTAGCGTTGATGCTCCGCTCTATT GGTAAATGGATTTATGACATGGATCCATTTGAACCACTTAAGTATCAGAAACCCCTTGAGGCCCTGAAAGCCAGAATAGCTAAGGAAGGCTCCAAAGCTGTTTTTGCTCCTTTGATAGACCAATACATCTTGAGAAATCCACACCGTGTAACGGTTGAGATGCAG CCTGACCCAAAGAAGGCTTCTCGTGAGgaagaaatagaaaaagaaacgTTGGATAAAGTTAAAGCAAGCATGACCCAAGAGGATCTTGCTGAGCTGGCTCGGGCAACACACGAGCTACGGTTAAAGCAAGAAACTCCTGACCCGCCAGAAGCCCTAAAGAGTGTGCCCAGCCTCTCTCTACAAGATATTCCTCGAGAACCTACACATGTTCCAACAGAG GTAGGAGACATCAACGGGGTAAAAATTTTGAGGCATAACCTCTTCACGAACGATGTTCTTTATGCTGAAGTTGTCTTCAACATGAGCTCATTGAAGCAAGAGCTGCTACCGTTGGTCCCTCTTTTCTG TCAGTCTCTGCTGGAAATGGGCACAAAGGACTTAGACTTTGTGCAGTTGAACCAGTTGATTGGAAGGAAAACTGGAGGGATATCAGTCTATCCTTTCACCTCATCAGTGCGCGGCAAAGTGGAGCCATGTAGCAAGATAATTGTTCGAGGCAAAGCCATGTCACAACGTACAGATGATCTATTTAACTTG ATCAACCGCGTTCTTCAAGATGTCCAACTTAATGACCATAAGCGTTTCAAGCAGTTTGTGTCTCAAAGCAGGGCCAGAATGGAG AATCGACTAAGAGGCAGTGGTCATAGCATTGCTGCTTCAAGGATGGGTGCAAAGCTCAACGTTGCCGGTTGGATATCTGAACAAATGGGTGGTGTAAG CTACTTGGAATTTCTTAAGGGCCTTGAAGACCAAATTGAGAAGGACTGGCCCCAAATATCTTCATCCCTCGAGGAGATCCGAACATCCTTGCTTTCCAAGAATGGGTGTCTGATAAATTTGACAGCTGATGGGAAGAATCTCACCAACGCGGAGAAACATATTAGCAATTTTCTTGATTTGCTTCCTAGCACATCCTTAGTGGAGCCAGCTGCTTGGAATGCACAACTGTCTCGCTCAAATGAAGCTATTGTTGTTCCTACTCAG GTGaattatgttggaaaagcagcaAATCTATATGAAGCTGGTTATGAGCTTAAAGGCAGTGCTTATGTTATTTCTAATTATATTAGTAATACATGGCTGTGGGATCGTGTACGTGTTAGTGGTGGAGCTTATGGAGGATTTTGTGGTTTTGACACCCATTCAG GGGTATTCTCATTCTTATCATACCGAGACCCAAATTTATTGAAGACACTTGATGTGTATGATGGAACGAGTAATTTCCTAAAAGAACTTGAAATGGATGATGACGCTCTCACAAAGGCAATTATTGGGACTATTGGAGATGTAGATGCTTACCAATTGCCCGATGCCAAAGGATACAGTAG TTTATTACGATATTTACTGGGAGTATCAGAAGAAGAAAGGCAAAGGAGACGTGAAGAGATATTATCAACAAG GCTGGATGatttcaagaaatttggagacGTCATGGAGGCAGTTAAAGATAAAGGGGTGGTTGTCGCTGTAGCATCACCGGATGATGTTGAGGCTGCCAACAAGGAGCGTTCCAACTTCTTGCAAGTCAAGAAAGCACTGTAA